One region of Sphingomonas kaistensis genomic DNA includes:
- a CDS encoding LytR/AlgR family response regulator transcription factor has protein sequence MTIRTILVDDEPLATQGLMLRLQAHDDVEVIATASNGREAIRAIKTHKPDLVFLDIQMPGFDGFSVIQGLMDVDPPLFVFVTAYSEHALRAFEVQAVDYLEKPVLEDRLATTMERVRQRMAERGAQQHAERLAEALAEHAPEAAEEIGESAPAAAPESGRFEKMINIKDQGQIFRVDVDTIERIDAAGDYMCIQTGDNTLILRETMKDLEKRLDPRRFQRVHRSTIVNLDLVRQVKPHTNGECFLVLNSGAQVKVSRSYRDVVARFVH, from the coding sequence ATGACCATTCGCACCATCCTCGTCGACGATGAGCCGCTGGCCACCCAGGGGCTGATGCTACGGCTTCAGGCGCATGACGATGTCGAGGTGATCGCCACCGCCAGCAACGGCCGCGAGGCGATCCGCGCGATCAAGACCCACAAGCCCGACCTCGTCTTTCTCGACATCCAGATGCCGGGGTTCGACGGATTCTCGGTGATCCAGGGGCTGATGGACGTCGATCCGCCCTTGTTCGTCTTCGTCACCGCTTATTCGGAGCATGCCCTGCGTGCGTTCGAGGTCCAGGCGGTGGATTATCTCGAAAAGCCGGTGCTCGAGGACCGGCTTGCGACAACCATGGAGCGGGTCCGCCAACGGATGGCCGAGCGCGGCGCGCAGCAGCACGCCGAACGGCTGGCCGAGGCGCTGGCCGAACATGCCCCCGAAGCCGCCGAGGAGATTGGCGAGAGCGCTCCGGCCGCAGCGCCCGAATCCGGCCGGTTCGAGAAGATGATCAACATCAAGGACCAGGGGCAGATCTTCCGTGTCGATGTCGACACGATCGAGCGGATCGATGCCGCCGGCGACTACATGTGCATCCAGACCGGAGACAATACCCTGATCCTTCGCGAGACGATGAAGGATTTGGAGAAGCGTCTCGACCCGCGTCGGTTCCAGCGCGTCCACCGGTCGACCATCGTCAACCTCGACCTCGTCCGGCAGGTCAAGCCGCACACCAATGGCGAATGCTTCCTGGTGCTGAACTCGGGCGCGCAGGTGAAGGTCAGCCGCAGCTATCGCGACGTGGTGGCGCGTTTCGTCCACTAG
- a CDS encoding sensor histidine kinase: MATDSALLSEPPPRRRARALTPRKGPIARTVGLDAPFFADKNRAFWVLQSAGWVGYFMLRTLSGIANAVPAMFVVHTLLLTATGYSLTLLLASLYRRLITMRAIYTVILSLAAVGIASGCFSVIETWSHATFVRPGANPVGVQLLGPILLNFALLAAWSALYYGINYYLLLEEEIDQRTRLESQASSAQLAMLRYQLNPHFLFNTLNSISTLVLLKQTERANAMLARLSSFLRYTLANEPTAQVTLAQEVETLKLYLEIEKMRFEDRLRPHFRIEAQTIGVRLPSLLLQPLVENAIKYAVTPSETGADIWVTAIPEGDNVRIEVADNGAGGQDALVATQSTGVGLANTRDRLAQAYGERHRFATRKNEQGGFSVIVEIPLDARPLGL, translated from the coding sequence ATGGCCACCGACAGCGCCCTCCTGTCCGAACCGCCGCCGCGCCGGCGGGCACGGGCGCTGACCCCGCGCAAGGGGCCGATCGCGCGCACGGTCGGGCTCGACGCGCCCTTCTTCGCCGACAAGAACCGCGCCTTCTGGGTGCTGCAATCGGCCGGCTGGGTCGGCTATTTCATGCTCCGGACGCTGTCGGGCATCGCCAATGCGGTGCCGGCGATGTTCGTCGTCCACACGCTGCTGCTGACCGCCACCGGCTATTCGCTGACCCTGCTGCTGGCGAGCCTGTACCGGCGGCTGATCACCATGCGGGCGATCTATACGGTGATCCTGAGCCTTGCGGCGGTCGGCATCGCCTCGGGCTGCTTCTCGGTGATCGAGACGTGGAGCCATGCCACATTCGTGCGGCCGGGGGCGAACCCGGTTGGGGTGCAATTGCTCGGCCCGATCCTGCTCAACTTCGCGCTGCTGGCGGCCTGGTCGGCGCTTTATTACGGGATCAACTATTACCTGCTGCTGGAAGAGGAGATCGACCAGCGGACCCGGCTGGAAAGCCAGGCGTCGAGCGCGCAGCTGGCGATGCTGCGCTACCAGCTCAATCCGCATTTCCTGTTCAACACGCTGAACAGCATCTCGACCCTGGTGCTGTTGAAGCAGACCGAGCGGGCCAATGCGATGCTTGCGCGCCTGTCGAGCTTCCTGCGCTACACCCTCGCCAACGAACCCACCGCCCAGGTCACGCTGGCGCAGGAGGTGGAGACGCTGAAGCTGTACCTCGAGATCGAGAAGATGCGATTCGAGGATCGGCTTCGCCCGCATTTCCGGATCGAGGCGCAGACCATCGGGGTGCGGTTGCCGAGCCTGCTGCTCCAGCCTTTGGTCGAGAATGCGATCAAATATGCGGTGACGCCGAGTGAAACGGGCGCCGACATCTGGGTCACCGCCATTCCGGAGGGGGACAACGTCCGGATCGAGGTGGCCGACAATGGCGCTGGCGGGCAGGATGCGCTGGTCGCCACCCAGTCGACCGGTGTCGGTCTGGCGAACACCCGCGACCGTCTGGCGCAAGCCTATGGCGAGCGCCACCGTTTCGCGACACGCAAGAACGAACAAGGGGGATTCAGCGTTATCGTCGAGATTCCGCTCGATGCACGGCCGCTCGGGCTGTGA
- a CDS encoding YadA family autotransporter adhesin — translation MRSYAADTRATTSVAVISLLLVLPASPAQAQATPDTIISVCSGVSLPRSVVTSIIDPVVTGIYAPIETNLNGTLAVLTNPLLGITGLPAPLSVDVNGLRTSAASGSNIRLRAIANDGTLIGPGDPCNAQADSFILTNPKGVSIGGNAITGLGASGEEAVAGEINSIAIGNRAGTDALALGSIALGTDASVGAGGTGSIAFGRGASVTVANSVALGAGSIASRGPQAGSAGEVSVGAPGAFRQITNVADGTAASDAATVGQLQAIAAQLSNNAVQYSNSSNTSVVLAGAGGTTVSNVAAGAVTASSSDAVNGSQLFATNQLVAGNTTNITTLQGDVSQLQTDVANNSSAITNLQTSVAGNTSAITTLQTDVSNLQTNVAGNTTAITNLQSGLATTNVAVSNLQTNVGAIQTSVSSNTTAISNLQATVGGNTTAITSLQTAVAGNTTAITNLEANVAGNSSAITSLQTNVAGNTTSIANLQTSVSGNTTAITNLSIDVAGNTADIGQLEDVMLDVRADLDALAQTVADLDLGNAGPVRYSNAATPTQDNGGTPTNDVTLVGAAPGPVRVHNVAAGVVAAGSTDAVNGGQLAATNVTVAAAQQTATQALQASQNAVAYDSSARTSVTLGGSGASQAVQLRNVAAGTLGTDAVNLNQVRDLADTALRSANNYTDQRLAAFSFDLGEARKEARAGAAAALAAAGMPQAMDAGANMLAAGVGTYGGKTAIAIGGSHRTENGKAVFRIGVTYDSNSKVGASGGAGIQF, via the coding sequence ATGCGTTCATATGCAGCCGACACTCGTGCTACCACGTCCGTCGCAGTAATTTCGCTCCTGCTGGTCCTGCCCGCCTCACCGGCACAGGCGCAGGCCACCCCCGATACGATCATCAGCGTCTGCTCTGGTGTAAGCCTGCCGCGGTCGGTCGTGACCTCGATCATCGACCCGGTCGTGACCGGCATCTATGCGCCAATCGAAACCAATCTCAACGGCACGCTTGCGGTGCTGACCAATCCGCTGCTGGGCATCACCGGACTTCCGGCGCCGCTCAGCGTCGACGTCAACGGACTTCGCACCTCCGCCGCGAGCGGATCAAACATCAGGCTCAGGGCGATCGCCAATGACGGCACCCTCATCGGGCCTGGCGACCCCTGCAATGCGCAGGCCGACAGCTTCATCCTGACTAACCCCAAGGGCGTGTCGATCGGCGGCAATGCGATCACCGGTCTCGGTGCGTCGGGCGAGGAAGCGGTCGCCGGCGAGATCAATTCCATCGCCATCGGCAACCGCGCTGGGACCGATGCCCTTGCGCTGGGTTCGATCGCGCTCGGGACCGACGCCAGTGTCGGCGCCGGCGGGACCGGCTCGATCGCGTTCGGCCGGGGCGCCTCGGTCACCGTTGCCAACAGCGTTGCGCTGGGGGCCGGTTCGATCGCGTCGCGCGGACCCCAGGCGGGGTCGGCCGGCGAAGTGTCGGTCGGCGCGCCGGGAGCGTTCCGCCAGATCACCAACGTCGCCGACGGCACCGCCGCCAGCGATGCCGCAACGGTCGGTCAGCTCCAGGCGATCGCCGCCCAGCTGTCGAACAACGCCGTCCAGTACAGCAACAGCAGCAATACCAGCGTCGTGCTGGCCGGGGCGGGCGGGACCACCGTCAGCAATGTCGCGGCCGGTGCGGTGACGGCATCGTCGAGCGATGCGGTGAACGGGTCGCAGCTGTTCGCCACCAACCAGCTGGTCGCGGGCAACACGACCAATATCACCACGCTCCAGGGTGATGTCAGCCAGCTCCAGACCGACGTCGCGAACAACAGCTCGGCGATCACCAACCTGCAGACGAGTGTCGCCGGGAACACGTCCGCCATCACGACGCTGCAGACCGACGTCAGCAACCTGCAGACCAACGTTGCGGGCAACACCACCGCGATCACCAACCTGCAGTCTGGCCTCGCCACGACCAATGTCGCGGTCAGCAACCTCCAGACCAACGTCGGAGCGATCCAGACCAGCGTCTCGAGCAACACCACGGCGATCAGCAACCTGCAGGCGACGGTGGGCGGAAACACCACCGCCATCACCAGCCTGCAGACGGCCGTCGCCGGAAATACCACGGCGATCACCAATCTCGAAGCCAATGTCGCGGGCAACAGCAGCGCGATCACCAGCCTCCAGACCAACGTAGCGGGCAACACCACCTCGATCGCCAATCTCCAGACCAGTGTCAGTGGAAACACCACCGCGATCACCAATCTGTCGATCGACGTGGCCGGCAACACTGCCGACATCGGCCAGCTCGAGGACGTGATGCTCGACGTTCGTGCCGACCTCGATGCACTCGCGCAGACGGTCGCCGACCTCGATCTCGGCAATGCGGGGCCGGTCCGCTACAGCAATGCGGCGACCCCGACGCAGGACAATGGCGGCACGCCGACCAACGACGTGACTCTGGTCGGGGCAGCGCCGGGACCGGTGCGGGTGCACAATGTCGCGGCCGGCGTAGTCGCCGCGGGATCGACCGATGCGGTCAACGGCGGCCAGCTGGCGGCCACCAACGTCACCGTCGCGGCGGCCCAGCAGACCGCCACCCAGGCCCTGCAGGCAAGTCAGAATGCGGTCGCCTATGACAGTTCGGCCCGGACCAGCGTGACGCTGGGCGGATCGGGGGCGAGCCAGGCGGTACAGCTGCGCAATGTCGCGGCGGGGACGCTCGGGACCGACGCGGTGAACCTCAACCAGGTCCGCGACCTTGCCGACACTGCGCTTCGGTCGGCCAACAACTATACCGACCAGCGCCTCGCCGCGTTCAGTTTCGACCTCGGCGAAGCGCGCAAGGAAGCCCGGGCGGGCGCTGCGGCGGCACTTGCCGCGGCGGGCATGCCGCAGGCGATGGACGCTGGCGCCAACATGCTCGCGGCCGGGGTCGGGACCTACGGCGGCAAGACGGCGATTGCGATCGGCGGGTCGCATCGCACGGAAAACGGCAAGGCCGTGTTCCGGATCGGCGTCACCTACGACAGCAACAGCAAGGTGGGTGCAAGCGGCGGGGCAGGCATCCAGTTCTGA
- a CDS encoding M1 family metallopeptidase, with translation MTRLALLLASAIALSGCQTLPSGTSSAPATSPVLATADAADPHSFARPLEARVTHVDLDLRFDFAARAVAGTATLDIDRRPTAREIILDSDGYQVSAVTDAATGAPLAFAFGAAQNAIGRPLTIQLAPGTRKIRIAYTARDAAALQWLTPEQTAGKRQPFLFSQGQAILNRSWIPTQDSPGIRQTWAARITVPMGLTAVMSGLKSDEIIVSTGGTQTFDFRMDKPVAPYLIAIAIGDLKFQSLGARTGVWAEPATLPAAARELEDTEKMVETAERLFGPYRWGRYDMIVLPPSFPFGGMENPTLTFLTPTFIAGDKSLVSLIAHELAHSWSGNLATNATWADFWLNEGTTTYATSRVVEAIYGKRVADQQIALGIDSLNGELKNLPTADTRLAIDLRGRSPDDGLTDIAYEKGAAFLRMIESNVGRDRFDPFLRKWFDEHAFQPVTSAQFLAAVRRDLVRGDAALEQLLQLDRWVYEPGLPANAVPADAQAFAEVDAAVAAHAGGTLPTAAWARWTTDERLRFLNRLPRKQGRARLDALDRAFGLDGVGNMEVKFAWLSLAVANRYDPAVPSLEAFLAAQGRRKFVRPLYLALNKDQSWGRPIAQRTYPRARSLYHPLVSGELDKLFGR, from the coding sequence ATGACCCGCCTCGCCCTCCTCCTCGCGTCCGCCATTGCCCTCTCGGGCTGCCAGACACTTCCTTCCGGAACCTCCTCGGCCCCCGCGACGTCTCCGGTTCTCGCCACCGCCGACGCCGCCGATCCCCACAGTTTCGCCCGGCCGCTCGAGGCGCGGGTCACGCATGTCGACCTCGACCTCCGCTTCGATTTCGCCGCCAGGGCGGTGGCAGGGACCGCGACCCTCGACATCGACCGCCGGCCGACCGCCAGGGAGATCATTCTCGACAGCGACGGCTATCAGGTCAGCGCCGTCACCGACGCCGCGACCGGCGCACCGCTCGCCTTCGCGTTCGGCGCCGCGCAGAATGCGATCGGGCGGCCGCTGACGATCCAGCTTGCGCCCGGCACCCGCAAGATCCGCATCGCCTACACCGCCCGTGATGCCGCCGCCCTGCAGTGGCTGACCCCCGAACAGACCGCCGGCAAGCGCCAGCCGTTCCTGTTCAGCCAGGGCCAGGCGATTCTCAACCGCAGCTGGATCCCCACCCAGGACAGCCCCGGCATCCGCCAGACATGGGCGGCGCGCATCACGGTTCCGATGGGTCTCACCGCGGTGATGAGCGGCCTGAAGTCGGACGAGATCATCGTCAGCACCGGCGGCACGCAGACCTTCGACTTCCGCATGGACAAGCCGGTCGCGCCCTATCTGATCGCGATCGCCATCGGCGACCTCAAGTTCCAGTCGCTTGGCGCCCGAACCGGCGTGTGGGCCGAGCCCGCCACGTTGCCCGCCGCGGCCCGGGAGCTCGAGGACACGGAAAAGATGGTCGAGACCGCCGAGCGGTTGTTCGGTCCCTATCGCTGGGGTCGCTACGACATGATCGTGCTGCCGCCCTCCTTCCCCTTCGGCGGGATGGAGAACCCGACCCTCACTTTCCTCACCCCGACCTTCATCGCCGGCGACAAGAGCCTGGTCAGCCTGATCGCGCACGAACTGGCGCACAGCTGGTCGGGCAATCTTGCCACCAACGCGACCTGGGCCGACTTCTGGCTCAACGAGGGCACCACCACCTACGCCACCAGCCGAGTCGTCGAGGCGATTTACGGCAAGCGAGTCGCCGACCAGCAGATCGCGCTCGGGATCGACAGCCTCAACGGCGAGCTGAAGAACCTGCCAACCGCCGACACAAGGCTGGCGATCGATTTGCGTGGCCGCAGCCCCGACGACGGGCTGACCGACATCGCTTATGAAAAGGGCGCCGCCTTCCTGCGCATGATCGAGTCCAACGTCGGGCGCGATCGCTTCGACCCGTTCCTGCGCAAATGGTTCGACGAGCACGCGTTCCAGCCGGTCACCAGCGCGCAATTCCTCGCCGCCGTTCGCCGCGACCTGGTCCGCGGCGATGCCGCGCTCGAGCAGCTGCTCCAGCTCGACCGCTGGGTCTATGAGCCCGGCCTCCCCGCCAACGCCGTCCCGGCCGACGCCCAGGCCTTTGCCGAGGTCGACGCCGCCGTCGCGGCCCATGCCGGCGGCACCCTTCCGACCGCCGCCTGGGCCCGCTGGACCACCGACGAGCGGCTGCGCTTCCTCAATCGCCTGCCGCGCAAACAGGGCCGCGCCCGCCTCGACGCCCTCGACCGCGCGTTCGGGCTGGACGGGGTCGGCAATATGGAGGTGAAGTTCGCCTGGCTCAGCCTGGCGGTCGCCAACCGCTACGATCCGGCCGTGCCCTCGCTCGAAGCGTTTCTCGCCGCCCAAGGTCGCCGCAAGTTCGTCCGGCCGCTCTACCTCGCACTCAACAAGGACCAGAGCTGGGGCCGCCCGATCGCGCAGCGCACCTATCCACGCGCCCGGTCGCTCTACCACCCGCTGGTCAGCGGCGAGCTCGACAAGCTGTTCGGGCGCTAG